In Miscanthus floridulus cultivar M001 chromosome 5, ASM1932011v1, whole genome shotgun sequence, one genomic interval encodes:
- the LOC136450200 gene encoding uncharacterized protein translates to MATPARPYRFPALPEEEEDEQVATQCTRQTCGTCSASAVASCVALCCCPCAVVSCLTLALVKAPYVAGRRCVARIARRRLRKARTRRVRDLNDEHEQQQGPWRSKELWGDDLPRAAVDCADDGGSRTKVSSRMDVSEKVWVDMYQVGLWGFGRLSFSAAIGGDSEKDGDTTAPESLSKAGTGSP, encoded by the coding sequence ATGGCGACGCCGGCGCGCCCGTACCGGTTCCCAGCTCtgccggaggaggaggaagacgagCAGGTGGCCACGCAGTGCACGAGGCAGACGTGCGGGACGTGCAGCGCGTCGGCGGTGGCGAGCTGCGTGGCGCTGTGCTGCTGCCCGTGCGCCGTGGTGAGCTGCCTCACGCTGGCGCTCGTCAAGGCGCCCTACGTGGCGGGCCGCCGGTGCGTGGCCAGGATCGCCAGGAGGCGGCTCCGGAAGGCGAGGACGAGGCGCGTCCGCGACCTGAACGACGAGCACGAGCAGCAGCAGGGCCCGTGGCGAAGCAAGGAGCTGTGGGGCGACGACCTGCCTCGTGCGGCCGTGGACTGCGCCGACGACGGCGGCAGCAGGACGAAGGTGAGCTCCAGGATGGACGTGTCCGAGAAGGTGTGGGTGGACATGTACCAGGTCGGGCTCTGGGGGTTCGGCCGGCTGTCTTTCTCGGCGGCGATCGGAGGCGACTCCGAGAAGGACGGCGACACTACTGCACCTGAGTCCTTGAGTAAGGCGGGCACTGGTTCACCCTAG